The DNA window CCAGTACCTTCTTTCCTTTGATCTCGTTCATACCGTAGAGGTTGATCCACTTGTACACCGACATCGCGCAGCCGATCCCATAATATCTGCAGGCTTGCGAAACATTCATGATGCCTGCCTCGATCTCTTCTACCACTGTGCGTTTAAACTCTTCGCTGTAGCGGACTTGGGGACGTGTTTTCTTCATTGGTCATACTCCTTACTATAGGTTTTTGGTCAACCTATTTCAGGACGGGTCACTCCCTTTCCACGGCGTTAATCACTTATCTATCCACTGTCTATCACTTGTCTATAATAGACAAGTGATAGACAGTGGATAGACAAGTGATTGGCAGGATGAAAAGAGGGGGGGCTGACAGCCAGAAAGCGGGAAAGCCCGGTCTGGAAAAACAGCAAGGTTTTCATTGACATAAAAGCGCTTCCCGATATCTTGGATTCCGATGTTTGTATAAGGGAGTTACAATGAAGAACACTGGAAAGAGTTGGGCGCCAACCATCACCTTGGCAAAGCTGTTCGAGGAACAAAACCAGTTCTTCGACGCGCTGGCGGCTTACGAGCTGATCAGCCAGACCGACGCGTCTCCGGCTATCCGGGAGCGCATCGAGGCCCTGCACATCCGCATTCTGAACGATCCCAACAACCGTTATGACCCCCGCATCGAAAAACTCTTCACCCCCGAGGAGCTGGCCTATCTGAAGATCCTGAACCACCAGGGCTTCCAGAACATGGCGATTGCCCGGGAAAAGCTGATCGACGGCTCTTTGGCCGAAGAGATCTACATTGAAGAGGACGAGGACATTCTGATGGAGGTTGACGGCGAAGACGACGCCCTGGGCACTCTGCTCGATGAGATCGAAAAGCAGACCCAGATGAGCCTGATGGAGGCGGTTCCGGAGGCCTCGGAATACACGGTCCGGGACCTGCTGGTTGCCGTTTTGGGCAGGTTTGACAAAGACCAAAAGCTGACGGAGGTGAGGCTCAGCGATCTGGTGGCGGTCATTTTGGAGATGCAAGGCAACAAAGCCCAGTCCTGATGCCCTCCAAACCCGATCCCAGGCACAACAAACTCTGCCAGCGCTGCACCAAAAAATGCAAACAGCAAAAAAGCGTCACGATCATCACCTGTCCTGATTTTGAGGGCCAGCCGGTGCAGATGACTGTCCCGCTCAAGTTTCCCCGCGGCCGTCCCAAAAAAACCAGCCGCTGAACCCATGCGCATCATCACGGGCAAATACAAGGGGCGCAGCCTGTTCACCGTGGATGGGCGAACCACGCGGCCCACCACATCCTACAACCGCGAGGTCATTTTCAGCGTTTACCAGGATTACGAGGGCAAAAGGGTGCTCGACCTCTTTGCCGGCACCGGGTCCTTCGGGCTGGAAGCCCTTTCCCGCGGCGCGGTTTGGGTGGATTTCGTGGAATTCGCAGCCCCGGCCATCTCCGCCCTGCTCAAGAACATCGGCAAACTGGGCTGCGGGGAATCCTGCCATGTCTGGCGCAAGCGGGTGGAAGCCTTTCTGAATAACGCTTCCGGAAGTTGGGACGTCATTTTCCTGGACCCGCCCTATGCCAAAAACCTGGTCAATCCGACCCTTGGCCTGATCTTTGAGCGCTCTCTGCTGGCGGAGGGAGGGGTCATCATTGCAGAACACAGCCCCCGGGAGCCGATCGCGCTGGAATGGGAAAAGCTGGTCCTAAGGTCCAAAACAGGGAAAACCAGTTCCTTCACCCTGCTCTCCGAAAGCCCCTCCACTCAGTAAAGATCGTACTCGCTCAGGGTCAGTTCTTGACAGCCCTCACTCTGTAGAACACCTTGGATTGGAAGTTCAGGACACCGGAGTGGGTGTATTGGGTGTCGGTGGTGGTATCCTGATATGTAAAGGAGCCGAAGGGGTTGGTGGATAGATAGATCGTGTAGGCGTCGGGTTCGATGGGAAAGTTGTTCGTGTCCAGTGTCACGGGGTCCCATTGCAAATGGATGTTGCTTCCCTCGAGAGTTATGACAAGGTTTTGCGGCGGTTGGGGAATGCCGGAGGGATCGCGGGAAAGCCTGGACATCAAGATATCCGTGGCAGCCAGGAGTTCAATTCCCGCGGACGTTTGTGCACCCGGATAGACGTTTTGGGCAGCCATGCTGCCGCCCAGGAGGGCGATCACCACGATCATCATGATGTACTTCATCTCTTACTTCCTTGCCTTGTTTTGTTTGATCCACATCCATATTCAATCGCAGGTCCATGTATAATCTTGTCTATCCGGCGCTATGGGGACATCTTCTCTTTCTTGTGGTCACTCATATCAACAGGAAAAACCAGCCTGAGATTTGTCAAGTAAAAAAACCGGATCCCAATTATGTGCGGCGAGCGCGGCCAAGAGAGGATAACAGCTTTTCTAATTGGCTGCAAGACAGATAATTGCGGCTTTTAACAACCTAACGCAACGAGGCTGAAAAACGGTTGTTCAAACTCCATCTGGCCAGGGCGCAAGGGGTCAATGACGGCGCTTGGTACTCAGCTTACAAGGCGAAATTTGCCGTGACGGTCACCGAAATGCTCTTGGTGCGGGTGTTCGTCCTGTAATAGCCGTAATCCGAGACCTCCGTGGAGTAGGGCTCGGTGATCTGGAAGACGCCGGTGCGGGCGGAGACCAGCTTGCCCATCCTGGCTTGGGCGGCGTTCACAATCTCCTGGGCCCGTGAATAGCAGTCCTGGGTGGCAGCGCCTATCATTTCCTTTTTCAGGTCCGGAAGCTTGGAATAGAGGTAATCGAGGCTGGATTGCTGCAGGATCAGCGAGCGCTGGGCAAAGAAATCAGGATTCAGGGCCAGGTCCTCGACCTTCTGGATGTCCGAGGAAAGCACGTAGAGCATCTGGCTGACGGAGTAGCCTTTGATGTTGCCATAGTTATCCCAGGTGGGTGAACTCGTTGGGGGTTGGACGTTTATGTCCTCTTCGGTGAGTCCGGTGTCCAGCAGCAGCTTCTTGAAATCGGTCACATCCCGGTTGAGGGTGGTGTAGGCATTCATCAGACCGTCCACGTCGGTTGTTTTCTGTACCGACAGGGTCCACTTCACCAGATCGCTTTCAAAGGTCTTGCTGGCGTAACCAACCACGTGCAGGGTCTCGCCGGTGTGGCGGCTGGCAAGAAAATAATAGCCAAAGACGGCCATGCCAAGAACGAAGCAGATTCCCACCAGCAGCCAGCCGTTGCGGGGAAATTTGCCCTTGCTGAAGACCTCCCACAAAAACAGGGCCAGGACCACGACCAGCGCGATCCACAAAGGGTTGAAACTCATTTGATCCTCCCGGATGCCATATTGTTAGATAAAATAGTCGGAAAAGCGGCCTTTGGCAATTATCTCCACCATTCTCTGCCGGCCGTCGAAACTGAAGCGCAAAGACAGGTTCAGAATCCTTTCAGGAAGGAGCTTTACGGCCAGTTCGGGCCATTCGATCAGGGTCACTCCGCTTTCCAGGAAGTCGAAGAGGCCCAGGTCATGCAGTTCCGCCTCGCTCCTCAGGCGGTACAAATCCAGATGGAACAGGGGAAACCGCTCTGTATGGTATTCCTTGAGCAGCACGAAGGACGGGCTGTCCAGGTTTTCCCCGGCCCCGAGCTCGCGTCCCAGGGCGGAGGCGAAAAAGGTCTTGCCCGAGCCAAGGTTGCCCTGCAGGCAGATCACGTCGCCCGGCCTCAGCAGCGGGGCGATGTAGGCCGCCAGGTCCATGGTGTCCTGTTCGGTCTTCAATTCCCTTACTCTATTCATGTGGATCTCATCTTGTAACACAGACTGAAGCCTATGTGCGAGAGCCCATCACGTAAAAAAGTCCCAAAAGCTGACTGGAGGCAGTTTTCACTTCTTCCGGCATCTTTTGGGACGACTTGCATTACGCAATCCTGATGATATTATAGCGCGCCGCGGCGGGCCTGACAACTATATTTTCAGGCGTTTGGAACGGCAGGTCGCGACCGGCAGGATCATCTCCTCCATGGAGACGCCGCCGTGCTGGAAAGTGCCGTTGAACTGCCTTTGATACTGGTGGTAGGAATTGGGATAGACGAAGTAGTAGTCGTCCTTGGCGAAGATGAAGTTGTCCACGATACTCTTGATGGGCAGGCCATATTCGGAGGGTTTCTTGACGAAGACGGCGTGGCGGTCGTTGACGGAGAGGTTCTTTCCCTCTTTGTAACGCACCGTAACGGAGGTGTCGCGGTCCCCGATCACCTGTGTGGCGCGGTTGACCTTGATCGAGCCGTGGTCGGTGCTGATGACGCAGATGGCGTCCTGCTTGGCGATCAGCTTGAGGGCCTCATACAGCGAGGAATGCAGGAACCAGTGCTTGGTGAAGGCGCGCAGGCCCTCCTCGTGGGGAATGGCTTCCTGCAGGATCTGGTCGCGGGAGCGGTGGTGGGCCAGCAGATCCAGGAAGTTGTAGACCAGCACCACCAGGTTTTCCTTGTTCCAGGTCTCGATCTTGCGCAGCACGAAGTTGCCTTCCTCCATATTGAATATCTTCACGTACTTGGAGGTCGGGTCGAGCTTGTAGCCCAGCTCGGTGACATGTTCGTCCAGGAGCTGGTGTTCGTTGCGGTTGCGTGAGTTGTCCAATTCGCCTGAGGTCACCCAGTATTCGGGAAAACGCTTGGCGATGTCCTGGGGCAGGAGTCCGCTGAAGATTGAATTGCGGCTGTAGGGCGTGGCGGTGGGCAGGATCGAGTAGTAGAGCTCGAGTTCCTCATCGAAGAGTTCCTTGATATAGGGTTGGATGGCCAGATACTGGTCCAGCCGCATGCAGTCGAT is part of the Candidatus Syntrophosphaera sp. genome and encodes:
- a CDS encoding transposase, which codes for MKKTRPQVRYSEEFKRTVVEEIEAGIMNVSQACRYYGIGCAMSVYKWINLYGMNEIKGKKVL
- the rsmD gene encoding 16S rRNA (guanine(966)-N(2))-methyltransferase RsmD; amino-acid sequence: MRIITGKYKGRSLFTVDGRTTRPTTSYNREVIFSVYQDYEGKRVLDLFAGTGSFGLEALSRGAVWVDFVEFAAPAISALLKNIGKLGCGESCHVWRKRVEAFLNNASGSWDVIFLDPPYAKNLVNPTLGLIFERSLLAEGGVIIAEHSPREPIALEWEKLVLRSKTGKTSSFTLLSESPSTQ
- a CDS encoding SIMPL domain-containing protein (The SIMPL domain is named for its presence in mouse protein SIMPL (signalling molecule that associates with mouse pelle-like kinase). Bacterial member BP26, from Brucella, was shown to assemble into a channel-like structure, while YggE from E. coli has been associated with resistance to oxidative stress.), whose protein sequence is MSFNPLWIALVVVLALFLWEVFSKGKFPRNGWLLVGICFVLGMAVFGYYFLASRHTGETLHVVGYASKTFESDLVKWTLSVQKTTDVDGLMNAYTTLNRDVTDFKKLLLDTGLTEEDINVQPPTSSPTWDNYGNIKGYSVSQMLYVLSSDIQKVEDLALNPDFFAQRSLILQQSSLDYLYSKLPDLKKEMIGAATQDCYSRAQEIVNAAQARMGKLVSARTGVFQITEPYSTEVSDYGYYRTNTRTKSISVTVTANFAL
- the tsaE gene encoding tRNA (adenosine(37)-N6)-threonylcarbamoyltransferase complex ATPase subunit type 1 TsaE codes for the protein MNRVRELKTEQDTMDLAAYIAPLLRPGDVICLQGNLGSGKTFFASALGRELGAGENLDSPSFVLLKEYHTERFPLFHLDLYRLRSEAELHDLGLFDFLESGVTLIEWPELAVKLLPERILNLSLRFSFDGRQRMVEIIAKGRFSDYFI
- a CDS encoding response regulator — translated: MKILWVDDEIDLLKSFVLFLEERNYLVDTCNNGNDAIEKVLENKYDLVILDEMMPGLDGLATLTEIKRINTALPIVMVTKSEEEGLMDKAIASQIADYLIKPINPNQIIMAIKKIFQADEIRANQIGEQYTRYIAQLNQRLFDNPGWDEWANIYREMAYWEIQIDEVNDDGLRQTHFLEKRNCNTEFTNYVERNYRNWLQSDERPNLSFDVVSQYIAPHFEAKVPIYFIIIDCMRLDQYLAIQPYIKELFDEELELYYSILPTATPYSRNSIFSGLLPQDIAKRFPEYWVTSGELDNSRNRNEHQLLDEHVTELGYKLDPTSKYVKIFNMEEGNFVLRKIETWNKENLVVLVYNFLDLLAHHRSRDQILQEAIPHEEGLRAFTKHWFLHSSLYEALKLIAKQDAICVISTDHGSIKVNRATQVIGDRDTSVTVRYKEGKNLSVNDRHAVFVKKPSEYGLPIKSIVDNFIFAKDDYYFVYPNSYHQYQRQFNGTFQHGGVSMEEMILPVATCRSKRLKI